One window from the genome of Candidatus Synechococcus calcipolaris G9 encodes:
- a CDS encoding UDP-N-acetylmuramoyl-tripeptide--D-alanyl-D-alanine ligase — protein MTSFSATLAQLGDILAAPIVNDSPSLMGTSSGAICTDSRELRPGDVFLALRGDNFDGHGFVATAKEGGAIAAIVDHPLKVALPQLIVKDTLAAYQAIAQWWRNQVSATIIAVTGSVGKTTTKELIAAVLGCYGSVLKTEANNNNEIGVPKTLLHLTHDHDYAVIEMGMRGPGEIALLGSIAQPDIGVITNVGTAHIGRLGSRQAIAEAKCELLAQLRPKGTAVLNGENDLLMATAPQVWSGATITYGLTTGQLRGHIIPDNRLQVGDYAFPLPLVGEHHALNYLAAIAVARACHLDLAPLQAGITLTLPKGRGGRYTLRNDIVLLDETYNAGLESMVASLRLLAAMPPGTRRGAVLGAMRELGDYAIPFHYQVGEEVSRLGLDYLVVLDDGSEGEALIAGAQSTPSQRFDTHDQVIDYLKGEIEPGDRILFKASHSVGLDRVVQALRQEFQG, from the coding sequence ATGACATCTTTCTCAGCAACCCTTGCCCAGTTAGGGGATATTCTTGCCGCCCCTATCGTTAATGATTCCCCTAGTCTGATGGGAACATCTAGTGGAGCTATTTGCACCGATTCCCGCGAATTACGGCCCGGAGATGTGTTTCTGGCCCTGCGGGGTGACAATTTTGATGGTCATGGGTTTGTGGCAACGGCCAAGGAGGGGGGGGCGATCGCGGCCATTGTGGATCATCCCCTAAAGGTTGCCCTTCCCCAACTCATTGTGAAGGATACCCTAGCGGCGTACCAGGCGATCGCCCAATGGTGGCGAAATCAGGTCTCGGCGACGATCATTGCGGTGACGGGATCCGTGGGCAAAACCACCACGAAAGAACTGATTGCAGCGGTTCTGGGCTGTTATGGCTCTGTCCTCAAAACGGAGGCCAATAACAACAATGAGATTGGGGTTCCGAAAACCCTGCTGCACCTCACCCATGACCATGACTATGCTGTGATTGAAATGGGAATGCGGGGGCCAGGGGAAATTGCCCTATTAGGCTCCATTGCCCAACCGGATATTGGGGTGATTACCAATGTGGGGACAGCCCATATCGGTCGTTTAGGTTCTCGGCAGGCGATCGCTGAGGCAAAGTGTGAACTGTTAGCCCAACTCCGACCCAAGGGGACAGCAGTTCTCAACGGTGAAAATGATTTATTAATGGCCACCGCCCCCCAGGTGTGGTCAGGGGCAACGATCACCTACGGGCTAACCACCGGACAACTGCGGGGGCACATCATCCCTGACAACCGTCTTCAAGTTGGCGACTATGCCTTTCCCTTGCCCCTAGTGGGCGAACACCATGCCCTGAATTATTTGGCGGCGATCGCCGTTGCCCGGGCCTGTCATTTAGATTTAGCCCCCTTGCAAGCGGGAATCACCCTCACCTTGCCCAAGGGACGGGGCGGTCGTTACACCTTGCGTAACGATATTGTTTTACTGGATGAAACCTATAATGCCGGCCTAGAATCCATGGTGGCTTCCCTGCGCTTACTGGCGGCAATGCCTCCTGGAACACGACGGGGTGCAGTCCTAGGGGCGATGCGAGAACTGGGGGATTATGCCATTCCCTTTCATTATCAGGTGGGGGAAGAGGTGAGTCGTCTGGGTTTAGATTACCTAGTGGTTTTAGATGACGGATCCGAAGGAGAAGCCTTAATTGCGGGGGCCCAATCCACCCCTAGTCAACGATTTGACACCCATGATCAGGTCATTGACTATCTCAAAGGTGAAATCGAGCCGGGCGATCGCATTTTATTTAAGGCTTCCCACTCCGTTGGCCTAGATCGGGTCGTCCAAGCTCTCCGTCAGGAATTCCAAGGGTAA
- a CDS encoding ribbon-helix-helix domain-containing protein — MSISLTPDQEHFVQTKLQAGKYHSAEEILEIALRLLDEYEHSEAEWVEDIRVRIDAAIEVSNHTDPIDGEAFVNGILERFQQANQA, encoded by the coding sequence ATGAGCATCAGTCTCACTCCTGACCAAGAACACTTTGTGCAAACTAAGCTTCAAGCTGGCAAATATCACTCTGCCGAAGAAATTTTAGAAATCGCTTTACGGTTACTTGATGAGTACGAGCACTCTGAAGCAGAGTGGGTTGAAGACATTCGAGTCAGAATTGATGCAGCAATTGAAGTCTCCAACCATACGGATCCAATTGATGGTGAAGCATTTGTCAATGGAATTCTAGAGCGATTCCAGCAAGCAAATCAGGCATGA
- the nadB gene encoding L-aspartate oxidase, whose amino-acid sequence MAELTPSFFDVLIIGSGAAGLSAALAIPPQYRVGLITKDDLKQSASGWAQGGMAAAIAQEDSPLLHGEDTLKAGAGLCDPASVEFLVAQAPTQVDRLLAMGVAFDRQGTIPALTLEAAHSRPRVLHAADTTGQALVTTLLEQVRACPRITLIPNALVLDLWLGDGGCRGVCLLHQQKISWITASLTVLATGGGGQVFSQTTNPSISTGDGVAIAWRAGAQVRDLEFFQFHPTALTLPKAPRFLISEAVRGEGAHLIDHRGYRFAFDYHPDGELAPRDVVSRAIYTHLQQTQQAHVWLDLRAIAPAQIRHRFPKIIQVCRQWGVDLFQEPIPVAPAAHYWMGGVVTDLEGQTSVTNLRAVGEVASTGVHGANRLASNSLLECFVFSAQFADLELYPQPLSHPSPLGETPWTAPTSFLDLDSIRQELRELVWQCAGICRHGDTLHGAIAQVQEWRQLLNQSEMNKTLGQLIPGQSHTLDSRDQHSHLWDWAELRNLLDIAYLILKSAAFRQESRGGHYRQDYPETKPEWQQHTLVIGDRWQKSPIQK is encoded by the coding sequence TTGGCTGAACTAACTCCATCATTTTTTGATGTATTGATCATCGGTAGTGGTGCCGCTGGTCTCAGTGCAGCCTTAGCGATTCCGCCCCAGTATCGGGTGGGCCTAATCACTAAAGACGATCTCAAGCAATCCGCCAGTGGTTGGGCCCAAGGGGGAATGGCCGCGGCGATCGCCCAGGAAGATTCCCCCCTCCTCCACGGAGAAGATACCCTCAAGGCAGGGGCCGGGCTGTGTGATCCGGCCAGTGTCGAATTTTTAGTGGCCCAAGCTCCGACCCAAGTGGATCGGCTTTTAGCCATGGGAGTTGCCTTTGATCGCCAGGGTACCATTCCCGCCCTCACCCTAGAAGCGGCCCATTCCCGGCCGCGGGTTCTCCATGCCGCCGATACCACCGGTCAAGCCCTAGTCACCACCCTACTAGAGCAGGTACGGGCCTGCCCACGGATCACCCTGATTCCCAATGCCCTGGTTTTAGACCTATGGCTAGGGGATGGGGGTTGTCGGGGGGTTTGTCTCCTGCATCAGCAAAAAATTAGCTGGATAACCGCATCCCTAACAGTTTTAGCGACGGGCGGGGGCGGCCAAGTCTTTTCCCAAACCACCAATCCATCCATTAGTACCGGCGATGGGGTGGCGATCGCCTGGCGGGCTGGGGCCCAGGTACGGGATTTAGAATTTTTTCAGTTTCACCCTACGGCCCTAACCCTGCCTAAGGCTCCCCGTTTTTTAATTAGTGAAGCGGTCAGGGGTGAGGGAGCCCATCTCATTGATCATCGGGGATACCGCTTTGCCTTTGACTACCATCCCGATGGGGAACTGGCTCCCCGAGATGTGGTCAGTCGCGCCATTTATACCCATCTTCAGCAGACCCAGCAGGCCCATGTTTGGCTAGATTTACGGGCGATCGCCCCCGCACAAATCCGCCACCGTTTTCCTAAAATCATTCAGGTGTGCCGTCAGTGGGGCGTAGATCTATTCCAGGAACCCATTCCGGTGGCCCCGGCAGCCCACTATTGGATGGGGGGAGTCGTCACCGATTTAGAGGGTCAAACCTCCGTAACAAATCTGCGGGCCGTCGGGGAAGTGGCCAGTACGGGGGTTCATGGAGCCAACCGCTTAGCCAGTAATTCATTATTGGAATGCTTTGTCTTTTCGGCTCAATTTGCCGATCTTGAGCTTTACCCCCAACCCCTATCTCACCCCTCACCCCTAGGGGAAACTCCCTGGACTGCACCAACCTCTTTCCTTGACCTAGATTCGATTCGTCAGGAATTGCGGGAACTGGTTTGGCAATGTGCAGGGATCTGTCGTCACGGCGATACTCTCCATGGGGCGATCGCCCAAGTACAGGAATGGCGGCAACTCCTCAATCAGTCTGAAATGAATAAAACCCTGGGCCAATTAATTCCCGGTCAATCCCATACCCTGGATAGCCGTGATCAGCACTCCCACCTTTGGGATTGGGCCGAACTACGGAACCTCCTAGATATTGCCTATTTAATTCTCAAGAGTGCGGCATTCCGTCAAGAAAGTCGCGGCGGCCATTATCGCCAGGATTATCCTGAAACCAAACCGGAGTGGCAACAACATACCCTCGTCATTGGCGATCGCTGGCAGAAGTCCCCTATCCAAAAATAG
- a CDS encoding adenylate/guanylate cyclase domain-containing protein: MDAYPNLKVPEPQVLEKLSTHQLVSIIIEQQKIIKSLSQDPIDVPPSADPPPALAKFPPNGPHLILPTEGTACYFPLTSGSCWTVGRSEESSIVLGDRWMSRTHAMIQCMAPGEFYLIDLGSRNGTFVNGRRVSVPVFLQNGDRITFGQTELDFYNEPFTGDLSGDNATLNLGETEGSATVLLHVRRLLSVLVVDIRDFTKLTRQLDEQLLSEVIGTWFHRAGEIIRQYGSWVDKYIGDAVMAVWIHESEEMSAVELQHVLAALHDLKIMTSQLHLQYPLPGALRIGAGINTGYAMVGNTGSGDRPDYTALGDTVNAAFRLESSTKQLGLDVAIGATSYHYMVVGASVPLPFRPQVVTLKGYESPVPAYVGTFEDLRCFLAMSIKRDDTLY, translated from the coding sequence ATGGATGCCTACCCAAACCTGAAAGTGCCTGAACCCCAGGTTTTAGAAAAATTATCGACCCATCAATTGGTGTCGATTATTATTGAGCAGCAAAAAATAATTAAGTCCCTCTCCCAAGATCCTATCGATGTCCCTCCCTCTGCCGATCCCCCTCCTGCCCTTGCCAAATTTCCCCCCAATGGCCCCCATTTAATTCTCCCCACTGAAGGAACCGCCTGTTATTTCCCGTTGACAAGTGGCTCCTGCTGGACAGTGGGACGAAGCGAAGAAAGCTCGATTGTTTTGGGCGATCGCTGGATGTCTCGCACCCACGCCATGATTCAATGTATGGCCCCCGGTGAATTTTATTTAATTGATCTGGGCAGTCGCAATGGTACTTTTGTGAACGGCCGGCGGGTGAGTGTGCCCGTGTTCCTGCAAAACGGCGATCGCATCACCTTTGGGCAAACGGAACTAGATTTTTATAATGAACCCTTCACTGGCGACCTGAGTGGAGACAATGCCACCCTAAACCTAGGGGAAACTGAAGGGTCTGCCACCGTCCTCCTCCATGTGCGGCGATTGTTATCCGTACTGGTGGTGGACATTCGTGACTTTACCAAACTGACCCGCCAACTGGATGAACAACTCCTTTCGGAAGTGATTGGTACATGGTTCCATCGAGCCGGGGAAATTATTCGCCAATATGGCAGTTGGGTGGATAAGTACATTGGCGATGCGGTGATGGCAGTGTGGATCCATGAAAGCGAAGAAATGTCCGCCGTTGAACTCCAGCACGTCTTGGCTGCCCTCCATGATCTGAAAATTATGACCAGTCAATTACACCTTCAATATCCCCTGCCCGGTGCCCTACGCATTGGAGCCGGGATTAATACCGGCTATGCCATGGTGGGAAATACGGGGAGTGGCGATCGCCCCGACTATACGGCCCTGGGGGATACGGTGAATGCGGCCTTTCGCTTAGAAAGCTCCACCAAACAATTGGGACTGGATGTGGCGATTGGGGCCACCAGTTATCACTACATGGTGGTGGGGGCATCGGTTCCCCTACCATTCCGGCCCCAGGTGGTCACCCTCAAGGGCTATGAGTCTCCGGTTCCGGCCTATGTGGGAACCTTTGAGGATTTGCGCTGTTTCTTGGCAATGAGTATCAAGCGAGATGATACGCTCTACTAA
- the psbU gene encoding photosystem II complex extrinsic protein PsbU produces MQRFGRWFSLACLVLIGFFAWLPWSQPAWAAAAAPTEELVNVADEKLGSSYGEKIDLNNTNITAFIQLRGLYPTLAKLIVKNAPYQSVEDVLNISGLSSRQKELLEANLDNFTVTEVESALVEGGDRYNNGSYK; encoded by the coding sequence ATGCAACGTTTTGGCCGCTGGTTTAGTTTGGCCTGTCTGGTTCTCATCGGATTTTTCGCTTGGCTACCCTGGAGTCAACCTGCTTGGGCCGCCGCCGCTGCGCCAACGGAAGAACTCGTCAATGTAGCCGATGAAAAGCTGGGGAGTTCCTACGGCGAAAAAATTGACTTGAACAATACCAACATTACGGCATTCATTCAACTACGGGGCCTGTACCCCACTCTAGCAAAATTGATTGTCAAAAATGCCCCCTACCAAAGTGTTGAGGATGTCCTCAATATTTCCGGGTTATCGAGTCGCCAGAAAGAACTTCTGGAGGCAAACCTAGATAATTTTACGGTAACGGAGGTGGAGTCGGCCCTAGTCGAAGGGGGCGATCGCTATAATAATGGTTCATATAAATAA
- the psaC gene encoding photosystem I iron-sulfur center protein PsaC, protein MAHTVKIYDTCIGCTQCVRACPTDVLEMVPWDGCKAGQIASSPRTEDCVGCKRCETACPTDFLSIRVYLGAETTRSMGLAY, encoded by the coding sequence ATGGCTCACACTGTTAAGATCTATGACACTTGCATTGGCTGCACCCAATGTGTGCGGGCCTGCCCCACCGATGTTTTGGAAATGGTGCCTTGGGATGGTTGTAAGGCTGGGCAAATTGCCTCCTCCCCACGCACTGAAGACTGTGTTGGTTGCAAACGTTGTGAAACCGCCTGTCCCACAGACTTTTTAAGTATTCGTGTCTACCTTGGGGCAGAAACAACCCGTAGTATGGGCTTGGCTTACTAA
- a CDS encoding type II toxin-antitoxin system RelE/ParE family toxin: MSRYVIFYRILDDGIEILRVVSGRRDFPSLFEELT; the protein is encoded by the coding sequence ATGAGCCGCTACGTCATTTTTTACAGAATTCTGGATGATGGCATCGAAATCCTCAGAGTTGTGAGTGGTCGCCGAGATTTTCCCTCTCTTTTTGAAGAATTGACCTGA
- the ftsH2 gene encoding ATP-dependent zinc metalloprotease FtsH2, with translation MKLSWKIILLWSLPLVIVGALIWQGGFATPSQGQPELNAAAASTRMSYGRFIDYLDAGRISKVDVFDGGRTAIVDVADPDIIGGRPLRVRVDLPGTSPQLISQLREDHIDLDVHPARNDGALWGLLGNLLFPILLIVGLFFLFRRSGNVPGGPGQAMNFGKSRARFQMEAKTGVMFDDVAGVDEAKEELEEVVTFLKKPEKFTAVGARIPKGVLLVGPPGTGKTMLAKAISGEAGVPFFSISGSEFVEMFVGVGASRVRDLFKKAKENAPCLIFIDEIDAVGRQRGAGIGGGNDEREQTLNQLLTEMDGFEGNTGIIIIAATNRPDVLDAALLRPGRFDRQVTVDAPDIKGRLSILNVHARNKKLADEISLEAIARRTPGFTGADLANLLNEAAILTARRRKPAITMLEVDDAVDRVVAGMEGTPLVDGKSKRLIAYHEVGHAIVGTLVKDHDPVQKVTLIPRGQARGLTWFMMPSEDSGLISRSQLVARMAGALGGRAAEYVVFGDSEVTTGAGSDLQQVTAMARQMVTRFGMSDLGPLSLETQNSEVFLGRDLVSRSEYSEEIAARIDAQVRELVQHSYELAIKLIREHRVVIDRLVDLLIEKETIDGEEFRQIVAEYTVVPEKDQFVPHI, from the coding sequence ATGAAACTATCCTGGAAAATAATATTACTCTGGTCGTTACCTCTAGTCATTGTTGGTGCCTTAATTTGGCAGGGAGGCTTTGCCACGCCGAGTCAGGGTCAACCAGAACTTAATGCCGCAGCCGCTAGTACCCGCATGAGTTACGGCCGGTTTATTGATTACCTGGATGCGGGGCGAATTAGTAAGGTTGATGTGTTTGATGGGGGTCGCACTGCCATTGTTGATGTGGCGGATCCCGATATTATTGGTGGTCGTCCCCTGCGGGTGCGGGTTGATTTACCCGGTACGTCTCCCCAACTCATTAGTCAACTCAGGGAAGATCATATTGATCTAGATGTGCATCCGGCCCGAAATGATGGTGCCCTCTGGGGGTTATTGGGCAATCTTCTCTTTCCTATTTTATTGATTGTGGGTTTATTTTTTCTCTTTCGCCGTTCTGGCAATGTTCCCGGCGGCCCTGGCCAGGCGATGAATTTTGGTAAATCGCGGGCCCGGTTCCAAATGGAAGCGAAAACTGGGGTGATGTTTGACGATGTAGCCGGGGTCGATGAAGCCAAGGAAGAACTGGAAGAAGTGGTTACATTTTTGAAAAAGCCAGAAAAATTCACGGCGGTGGGAGCACGGATCCCCAAGGGTGTTCTATTGGTGGGCCCCCCAGGAACCGGCAAAACCATGTTAGCCAAGGCGATCTCTGGCGAAGCAGGGGTTCCCTTCTTTTCCATTTCCGGTTCAGAATTTGTGGAAATGTTTGTGGGTGTTGGCGCATCTCGGGTGCGGGATCTGTTCAAAAAGGCGAAGGAAAATGCCCCCTGCTTGATTTTTATTGATGAAATTGATGCGGTCGGTCGCCAGCGGGGTGCGGGTATTGGCGGTGGTAATGATGAGCGGGAACAAACCCTGAATCAACTCCTTACAGAAATGGATGGGTTTGAGGGCAATACGGGCATTATTATTATTGCGGCCACCAACCGCCCCGATGTTCTAGATGCGGCACTGCTGCGCCCCGGCCGTTTCGATCGCCAGGTGACGGTGGATGCCCCAGATATTAAGGGACGGCTGTCGATTTTGAATGTCCATGCCCGGAATAAAAAACTTGCCGATGAAATTTCCCTCGAGGCGATCGCCCGGCGAACACCGGGATTTACCGGGGCAGATTTGGCCAACCTCCTCAATGAAGCGGCCATTCTCACGGCCCGGCGACGGAAACCGGCCATCACTATGCTGGAAGTGGATGATGCGGTGGATCGGGTGGTTGCTGGCATGGAAGGCACTCCCCTCGTAGATGGTAAAAGTAAGCGGCTCATTGCCTACCACGAAGTTGGCCATGCCATTGTCGGTACGCTGGTTAAGGATCATGATCCCGTCCAAAAAGTGACCCTGATTCCCCGTGGTCAAGCCCGTGGCCTCACCTGGTTTATGATGCCCTCGGAGGATTCCGGCTTGATTTCCCGATCCCAGTTGGTGGCGCGGATGGCAGGAGCCTTAGGGGGACGGGCCGCAGAGTATGTTGTTTTTGGGGATTCGGAGGTGACGACCGGGGCCGGAAGTGATCTGCAACAGGTGACGGCCATGGCCCGGCAAATGGTGACTCGGTTTGGTATGTCTGACCTGGGCCCCCTGTCCCTAGAGACCCAAAACAGCGAAGTTTTCCTGGGGCGGGATCTGGTGTCCCGTTCTGAGTATTCCGAAGAAATTGCCGCTCGGATTGATGCTCAGGTGCGGGAACTGGTTCAGCACAGCTATGAATTAGCCATTAAACTAATCCGGGAACACCGAGTTGTCATCGATCGCCTTGTGGATCTGCTGATTGAAAAGGAAACCATTGACGGCGAAGAGTTTCGCCAAATCGTGGCCGAATATACCGTGGTTCCGGAAAAAGATCAGTTTGTGCCCCATATCTAG
- a CDS encoding nuclear transport factor 2 family protein, which translates to MRFILFAPVLSLSLLIGSGVLRPGWAGTGPILLSQATTVPAELQTLVQGLDTAASAGQLDQVLAFFADDFSGSDGLSRDILEQSLSQLWETYNQLTYRTTIDRWQRLGNGWEVEVTTKISGTGSSGDRPLALEATLRAKQTMVDGKITGQEILGEQTRVSTGTAPPTIEFSLPEQVRPGQEYHLDAIVQEPIGDSILLGSASEEAITPESYLNPSPLRLELLNAGGIFKIGRAPSQPGNRWVSVALIRDTGMVFITQRLRVATP; encoded by the coding sequence ATGCGATTTATTCTTTTTGCTCCAGTTCTCTCCCTCAGTTTACTGATTGGTAGTGGTGTCCTGCGGCCAGGGTGGGCTGGGACAGGCCCTATCCTCCTGAGTCAGGCAACAACGGTACCCGCTGAACTTCAGACCCTTGTCCAAGGTTTAGATACCGCTGCCAGTGCCGGCCAGTTAGACCAGGTGTTAGCCTTCTTTGCCGATGACTTTTCCGGGAGTGATGGATTATCCCGCGATATTCTGGAGCAGTCCCTCAGCCAACTATGGGAAACCTACAATCAATTAACCTATCGCACAACCATTGATCGCTGGCAACGGCTAGGGAATGGCTGGGAGGTGGAGGTCACCACCAAGATTTCTGGCACCGGTAGCAGTGGCGATCGCCCCCTCGCCCTTGAAGCAACCTTACGGGCAAAACAAACCATGGTGGATGGCAAAATTACGGGTCAAGAAATTCTTGGCGAACAAACTCGGGTCTCTACGGGCACGGCTCCACCGACCATTGAGTTTTCCCTACCGGAACAGGTGCGCCCCGGACAGGAGTACCATCTGGATGCCATTGTCCAGGAACCCATTGGCGACTCAATTTTATTAGGCTCTGCCAGTGAAGAGGCGATTACCCCAGAAAGCTATCTGAATCCCTCCCCCCTACGGTTAGAACTATTGAATGCCGGTGGTATTTTTAAGATTGGCCGTGCCCCCAGCCAACCCGGAAATCGCTGGGTATCCGTTGCCTTAATCCGGGATACTGGGATGGTCTTTATTACCCAACGACTGCGGGTGGCAACACCATGA
- a CDS encoding DUF819 domain-containing protein — protein MSHLPLNQSLALLTILISLTAVGLWLEQRFVWASRVGASLIILILAAIFSNLGIIPSQAPVYEWIYGPVTSLAIVWLLLLVNLGELRKLGRKTLLAFAISILGTLLGGIVASAIFQGHFGPDTGKLGASLTASYIGGSLNFIAVGRGVGLPDNLFSGATAADNLLTALWMGMTLVLPSSLGYFLPPSELDSSPSVSSPGKGILQTNGFAALDLAILLGVGLGIIQLAEGLHQWLPGIPAIVWLTTLSLALAQFGWVRLLRGTSQLGIFGLNLFFTVIGAGSHLGSVLNLGLEIIGFALVIVTVHGLITFGFGVWLGLDMELLAIASQAAIGGPSTAMAQAMGRQRTHLVLPAVTLGLLGYAIGNYIGFSFNFIFEAIS, from the coding sequence TTGAGCCATTTGCCCTTGAACCAGTCCCTTGCCCTATTAACGATTTTGATCAGCCTAACTGCGGTGGGACTGTGGTTAGAGCAGCGATTTGTTTGGGCTTCACGGGTCGGGGCCTCATTAATTATCTTGATCCTGGCAGCCATTTTCTCTAATCTGGGCATTATTCCCAGTCAAGCCCCCGTCTATGAATGGATCTATGGCCCCGTTACCTCCCTAGCTATTGTCTGGCTATTACTCCTGGTGAATTTGGGGGAGCTACGGAAACTGGGGCGAAAAACCTTGCTTGCCTTTGCGATCTCGATACTGGGAACCCTATTGGGTGGGATCGTGGCCAGTGCTATTTTTCAAGGTCACTTTGGCCCCGATACGGGAAAACTAGGGGCCAGTCTGACGGCGAGTTACATTGGTGGCAGTCTTAATTTTATTGCCGTTGGTCGGGGCGTGGGTCTACCGGATAACCTCTTTAGTGGGGCCACCGCTGCGGATAATTTGCTCACGGCCCTATGGATGGGGATGACATTGGTTTTGCCTAGCAGTTTAGGCTACTTCTTGCCACCCTCAGAACTCGATAGCTCTCCCTCGGTATCCTCCCCAGGGAAAGGAATACTCCAAACCAATGGTTTTGCTGCCCTGGATTTAGCCATTTTATTGGGGGTGGGATTGGGAATTATTCAGTTGGCGGAGGGGCTACACCAATGGCTGCCGGGGATTCCGGCGATTGTTTGGCTGACGACCCTGAGTTTGGCTCTGGCCCAATTTGGTTGGGTACGGCTTTTGCGGGGAACATCTCAACTGGGCATTTTTGGCTTGAATTTATTTTTTACGGTGATTGGTGCCGGTTCCCACCTAGGGAGTGTCCTCAACCTGGGTTTAGAAATCATTGGTTTTGCCCTGGTAATTGTCACGGTTCATGGTCTGATTACCTTTGGGTTCGGGGTGTGGCTGGGGTTAGATATGGAGCTACTGGCGATCGCCTCCCAAGCGGCCATTGGTGGCCCCTCTACCGCCATGGCCCAAGCCATGGGCCGGCAACGCACCCACCTTGTTTTACCCGCCGTCACCCTAGGTTTACTGGGCTACGCGATCGGTAATTATATTGGCTTTAGTTTTAATTTTATTTTTGAGGCAATTTCTTGA
- a CDS encoding glycogen debranching protein, with protein MRIWVSEQRDPSGLLYACIACCDQEQAQDCIKSFEKELTSEQKAAGWQVQLHTVESWDDVPSTALKLS; from the coding sequence ATGAGAATTTGGGTGAGTGAGCAACGGGATCCCTCCGGCTTACTCTATGCTTGTATTGCCTGTTGCGATCAAGAGCAGGCCCAGGATTGCATTAAGTCCTTTGAAAAAGAATTGACCAGCGAACAAAAAGCAGCGGGTTGGCAAGTTCAGTTGCATACCGTTGAATCCTGGGATGATGTACCAAGTACGGCCCTGAAGCTCAGCTAA
- a CDS encoding peptidase: MGKTRTLGQKLAWFLGWGLLGLWLFLLSPWHGDVPLDMLRHSPSYPAQAAIAPRNIQWPDFARHPLPTTLADTQLWADAGDYFDEVQVVEVGYLVWSDFPIRVYLNPPDTIQRDPWLKAAQTAVEEWQAYLPLKIVEKPEGADITIQSTHTGYRSGGRVRSGETLYELWLDSKAILRHRCTVIVHPNQSPPYVLGALRHELGHALGVWGHSPVDTDALYFAQVREPPPISKRDINTLRRVYEQPTRLGWVMPNLAGDRPETSSDEP, translated from the coding sequence ATGGGAAAAACGCGGACCCTAGGGCAAAAATTGGCATGGTTTTTAGGCTGGGGACTCCTTGGTCTATGGCTTTTCCTCTTGAGTCCATGGCATGGTGATGTTCCCCTAGATATGCTGCGACATAGCCCGTCCTACCCTGCACAAGCGGCGATCGCCCCCAGGAATATCCAATGGCCCGATTTTGCCCGCCATCCCCTCCCCACGACCTTGGCGGACACCCAACTATGGGCCGATGCGGGGGATTACTTTGATGAAGTGCAAGTAGTGGAAGTGGGGTATCTGGTGTGGAGTGACTTCCCGATTCGGGTGTATCTCAACCCTCCAGACACCATCCAACGGGATCCCTGGCTGAAGGCGGCCCAAACCGCCGTCGAAGAATGGCAGGCCTATTTACCTCTGAAAATTGTGGAAAAGCCTGAGGGGGCAGACATTACAATTCAGTCAACCCACACCGGTTATCGAAGTGGTGGTCGGGTTCGTTCTGGGGAAACCCTCTATGAGCTATGGCTAGACTCGAAAGCGATTCTGCGGCACCGCTGTACGGTCATTGTTCATCCGAATCAGAGTCCTCCCTACGTTCTAGGGGCCCTCCGCCATGAATTGGGCCATGCCCTGGGGGTTTGGGGTCATAGTCCCGTAGATACCGATGCCCTCTATTTTGCCCAGGTACGGGAGCCACCCCCGATCTCAAAACGAGATATTAATACCCTGCGGCGGGTCTATGAACAGCCCACTCGCCTAGGTTGGGTCATGCCGAACCTGGCGGGCGATCGCCCTGAAACGTCTTCTGATGAGCCTTGA